In Amia ocellicauda isolate fAmiCal2 chromosome 7, fAmiCal2.hap1, whole genome shotgun sequence, one genomic interval encodes:
- the LOC136753207 gene encoding ephexin-1, with amino-acid sequence MPEDVLAELKEKLQGDSKVGKAKKEKSQKTKASNKLSWLTYERLSSFIGGKHSHTDSTTVSPTQDGKPPESETLGTNIQRHLRNPVDQEANSKGQAATLTRSREGGLCWRADLPLQEQFKTEPRDGAVSACATTPQEAQAQEDVAVPNPVQGDWKNDFSLEARFWQERSMVQESGILEQLSQQELLLQESKYEVVTTEASYLASLRVAVEHFMESPKLSAALGPLDRKSLFSSITKIREISQNFLDELKSRQEGSVFCDVCEVIQSHAKDHFSAYVDYIRNMPYQEQTLHNLGKEKPQFVEILQLLQEDPRCHRLHLKSFLVLPFQRITRLKILVETIQKRTEPDSEEHRSAERALKEVSKVVEDCNREVGKMKQMEELVHIANKMEFECKGLPLVSSSRWLVKQGELVQHTDKENIFGQKKLSPVYLFLFNDLLLVAVRKGVDRFVVQDHVHHSLIDISDAAQEEGLDCQLEKSFLLVLLKNHHGGTSQRLLRASSQAERDSWVEVLLPDSSKGDKVYEEWDCPQVQCTQSYTALQPGELSLQPGDILNVIQKTTDGFMEGWQLLSGARGWFPSSFVKEINNELVQRKHLRQRYQVLQAANRLLSLCTLFQERRVSTCFR; translated from the exons ATGCCTGAGGACGTGTTGGCGGAACTTAAGGAGAAATTGCAAGGAGACAGCAAGGTGGGGAAGGCCAAAAAGGAGAAGTCACAGAAGACAAAGGCAAGCAACAAGCTCTCCTGGCTCACCTATGAGCGTCTGTCCAGCTTCATTGGGGGAAAGCATTCCCACACTGACTCTACAACAGTGTCTCCCACTCAGGATGGAAAACCCCCTGAATCAGAAACTCTGGGAACCAATATCCAGAGGCATTTGAGAAACCCAGTGGACCAGGAAGCCAACTCCAAAGGTCAGGCAGCCACGCTGACCAGAAGCCGAGAGGGAGGCCTGTGCTGGAGAGCAGACCTGCCTCTTCAGGAGCAGTTTAAGACAGAGCCCAGAGATGGTGCAGTCTCTGCTTGTGCCACCACACCACAGGAAGCGCAAGCCCAGGAGGATGTCGCCGTGCCTAATCCTGTCCAGGGAGACTGGAAGAATGACTTCTCTTTAGAGGCGCGGTTCTGGCAGGAGCGGAGCATGGTGCAGGAGAGTGGCATTCTGGAGCAGCTCAGTCAGCAGGAGCTCCTGTTGCAGGAG AGCAAGTATGAGGTGGTGACCACCGAAGCGTCCTACCTCGCCAGTCTGAGGGTGGCTGTGGAGCATTTCATGGAGTCTCCGAAGCTCAGCGCCGCCCTGGGTCCTCTTGATCGAAAATCCCTCTTCTCCAGCATCACCAAGATCAGGGAGATCAGCCAGAA TTTCCTAGATGAGCTGAAGAGCAGGCAGGAGGGCAGTGTTTTCTGTGATGTGTGCGAGGTCATCCAGAGCCACGCCAAAGACCATTTCTCCGCCTATGTCGACTACATCCGCAACATGCCCTACCAGGAGCAGACCCTACACAACCTGGG AAAGGAGAAGCCCCAGTTTGTGGAGATCCTGCAACTTCTCCAGGAGGACCCGCGCTGCCACCGCTTGCACCTCAAGTCCTTCCTGGTGCTGCCCTTCCAGAGGATCACTCGCCTTAAGATCCTGGTGGAG ACCATTCAGAAGAGGACAGAGCCGGACTCCGAGGAGCACAGGTCAGCAGAGAGAGCCCTGAAAGAGGTCTCCAAG GTGGTGGAGGACTGCAACCGCGAAGTGGGCAAAATGAAACAGATGGAGGAGCTGGTTCACATCGCCAACAAGATGGAGTTTGAGTGCAAG GGCCTCCCTCTGGTCTCCTCATCACGCTGGCTAGTGAAGCAGGGGGAGCTGGTCCAACACACTGACAAGGAGAACATCTTTGGTCAGAAGAAGCTCTCCCCTGTCTACCTGTTCCTCTTCAATGATCTTCTGCTGGTGGCTGTGAGGAAGGG GGTGGATCGCTTTGTGGTCCAGGATCACGTGCACCACTCGCTCATCGACATCAGTGATGCAGCGCAGGAGGAGGGGCTGGACTGTCAGCTGGAGAAGAGCTTCCTGTTGGTTCTGCTGAAGAACCACCATGGAGGCACCTCCCAGCGCCTGCTCCGCGCCTCCTCACA AGCGGAGAGGGACAGCTGGGTGGAGGTGCTGTTGCCGGACAGTAGCAAGGGGGACAAAGTGTATGAAGAGTGGG ACTGCCCCCAGGTCCAGTGCACACAGTCTTACACTGCCCTGCAGCCCGGAGAGCTCAGCCTGCAGCCTGGGGACATTCTCAACGTCATCCAGAAAACTACTGATG GCTTCATGGAGGGCTGGCAGCTGCTGAGTGGAGCGAGAGGCTGGTTCCCCAGCAGCTTTGTGAAGGAGATCAACAATGAGCTTGTGCAGAGGAAGCACCTCCGCCAGCGCTACCAAGTCCTGCAGGcggccaacaggctgctgagccTCTGCACCCTGTTCCAAGAGCGGCGCGTCTCCACCTGCTTCCGATAG
- the septin2 gene encoding septin-2 isoform X1, whose amino-acid sequence MSQAEKLKQGQFTNPETPGYVGFANLPNQVHRKSVKKGFEFTLMVVGESGLGKSTLINSLFLTDLYPERIIPGAAEKIERTVQIEASTVEIEERGVKLRLTVVDTPGYGDAINSQDCFSTIIAYIDDQFERYLHDESGLNRRHIVDNRVHCCFYFISPLGHGLKPLDVQFMKAIHNKVNVVPVIAKADTLTLKERERLKRRILDEIDEHGIKIYHLPDAESDEDEDFKEQTRILKTSIPFAVVGSNQQIEAKGKKVRGRLYPWGVVEVENPEHNDFLKLRTMLITHMQDLQEVTQDLHYENFRSERLKRGGRLSSHGYILPLSPAKGAEPVEVDKDMILLEKEAELRRMQEMIAKMQAQMQKQGDGEGEGHHV is encoded by the exons ATGTCCCAGGCTGAGAAATTGAAG CAAGGCCAGTTCACCAATCCAGAGACCCCAGGCTATGTGGGTTTTGCCAATCTACCTAACCAGGTCCACCGCAAATCTGTCAAAAAGGGATTTGAATTTACTCTCATGGTAGTGG GGGAATCTGGCCTGGGAAAGTCCACCCTGATTAACAGCCTGTTCCTCACTGACCTCTACCCTGAGAGGATCATTCCTGGAGCTGCAG AAAAGATCGAGCGCACGGTGCAGATCGAGGCCTCCACAGTGGAGATAGAGGAGCGAGGGGTGAAGCTCAGACTCACTGTGGTGGACACCCCAGGATATGGAGATGCCATCAACAGCCAGGACTG CTTCAGCACCATCATAGCCTACATCGACGACCAGTTTGAGCGGTACCTTCACGACGAGAGCGGCTTGAACCGCAGGCACATCGTGGACAACCGAGTGCACTGCTGCTTCTACTTCATCTCTCCTCTGGGCCATGG CCTGAAGCCTCTGGATGTTCAGTTCATGAAGGCCATTCATAACAAAGTCAACGTGGTGCCTGTCATCGCCAAGGCCGACACACTCACATTGAAGGAGCGCGAGAGACTGAAGCGCAGG ATTTTGGATGAGATCGACGAACACGGCATCAAGATCTACCACCTCCCTGATGCCGAGTCAGATGAGGATGAGGATTTCAAAGAACAGACCCGAATTCTCAAG ACCAGCATCCCGTTTGCCGTGGTGGGGTCAAACCAGCAGATTGAGGCGAAGGGGAAGAAAGTGCGTGGAAGGCTGTACCCCTGGGGAGTTGTGGAGGTGGAGAACCCTGAACACAATGACTTTCTCAAGCTGCGCACCATGCTCAT aacCCACATGCAGGACCTACAGGAAGTGACCCAGGACCTTCACTATGAGAACTTCCGCTCAGAGCGCCTCAAACGGGGTGGCAGGTTGTCTTCACATGGTTACATTCTGCCTCTGTCTCCTGC GAAGGGAGCAGAGCCCGTGGAGGTTGACAAGGACATGATCCTCTTGGAAAAAGAGGCAGAG CTACGGCGCATGCAGGAGATGATTGCCAAGATGCAGGCCCAGATGCAGAAGCAGGGCGACGGAGAGGGGGAAGGGCACCATGTGTGA
- the septin2 gene encoding septin-2 isoform X2: protein MSQAEKLKQGQFTNPETPGYVGFANLPNQVHRKSVKKGFEFTLMVVGESGLGKSTLINSLFLTDLYPERIIPGAAEKIERTVQIEASTVEIEERGVKLRLTVVDTPGYGDAINSQDCFSTIIAYIDDQFERYLHDESGLNRRHIVDNRVHCCFYFISPLGHGLKPLDVQFMKAIHNKVNVVPVIAKADTLTLKERERLKRRILDEIDEHGIKIYHLPDAESDEDEDFKEQTRILKTSIPFAVVGSNQQIEAKGKKVRGRLYPWGVVEVENPEHNDFLKLRTMLITHMQDLQEVTQDLHYENFRSERLKRGGRKGAEPVEVDKDMILLEKEAELRRMQEMIAKMQAQMQKQGDGEGEGHHV from the exons ATGTCCCAGGCTGAGAAATTGAAG CAAGGCCAGTTCACCAATCCAGAGACCCCAGGCTATGTGGGTTTTGCCAATCTACCTAACCAGGTCCACCGCAAATCTGTCAAAAAGGGATTTGAATTTACTCTCATGGTAGTGG GGGAATCTGGCCTGGGAAAGTCCACCCTGATTAACAGCCTGTTCCTCACTGACCTCTACCCTGAGAGGATCATTCCTGGAGCTGCAG AAAAGATCGAGCGCACGGTGCAGATCGAGGCCTCCACAGTGGAGATAGAGGAGCGAGGGGTGAAGCTCAGACTCACTGTGGTGGACACCCCAGGATATGGAGATGCCATCAACAGCCAGGACTG CTTCAGCACCATCATAGCCTACATCGACGACCAGTTTGAGCGGTACCTTCACGACGAGAGCGGCTTGAACCGCAGGCACATCGTGGACAACCGAGTGCACTGCTGCTTCTACTTCATCTCTCCTCTGGGCCATGG CCTGAAGCCTCTGGATGTTCAGTTCATGAAGGCCATTCATAACAAAGTCAACGTGGTGCCTGTCATCGCCAAGGCCGACACACTCACATTGAAGGAGCGCGAGAGACTGAAGCGCAGG ATTTTGGATGAGATCGACGAACACGGCATCAAGATCTACCACCTCCCTGATGCCGAGTCAGATGAGGATGAGGATTTCAAAGAACAGACCCGAATTCTCAAG ACCAGCATCCCGTTTGCCGTGGTGGGGTCAAACCAGCAGATTGAGGCGAAGGGGAAGAAAGTGCGTGGAAGGCTGTACCCCTGGGGAGTTGTGGAGGTGGAGAACCCTGAACACAATGACTTTCTCAAGCTGCGCACCATGCTCAT aacCCACATGCAGGACCTACAGGAAGTGACCCAGGACCTTCACTATGAGAACTTCCGCTCAGAGCGCCTCAAACGGGGTGGCAG GAAGGGAGCAGAGCCCGTGGAGGTTGACAAGGACATGATCCTCTTGGAAAAAGAGGCAGAG CTACGGCGCATGCAGGAGATGATTGCCAAGATGCAGGCCCAGATGCAGAAGCAGGGCGACGGAGAGGGGGAAGGGCACCATGTGTGA